The nucleotide window ACGAGCCGTTGTTCGTTCTCGCCGACCCCGCCGGCCATCCCTTCTGCCTGCTCGTGCAGTAGGGACGGGCACCGGCTCCCGGGCCGGGCTCGGCTCACGCCGCACGCCGACGGGTCGACGACGACCTTCGCATCGCCGTACCGACCTCCCGGAGGGGATGGCATGCTTTGGCCGTGAACCCGATGCCCCTGGTGGACCGGCTCGACGGGATCGTCGGGGATCGGGTGGAGGCGGCGACCCGCGGACACCATCGGCGGCGGTTGCGCCGTCTCGGCTCCCCAGCGTTGGCAGCCTCGGATTCGACGCCCTGGGCGAGCGATGACTACCCCGCCCGCGACGGGAATTCGATGATCATCCACGTCGACGGCGCCGCGGCCCTGACCGCAATCGCGGCGACCCTGGAGGCCGCCCGATCCCACGTCCACATCTCCGGCTGGCACACCAGCCCCGACTTCCGGCTCACCCGCAACCCGGACGGCCCGCTCCTGCGGGACCTACTCGCCGACCTCGCCGACCGGTTGCCGGTCCGACTGCTGATGTGGGCCGGCCCGCCCGTCCCCCTCTTCCAACCGACACGGAAGATGGCAGAGGCCGCCCGGGACGAGTTCTGTCGAGACAGCCGGATCGCGTGTGTGCTCGATGCCCGGGAGCGGTCACTGCACTGCCACCACGAGAAGGTCATCGTGGTCGACGACGAGGTCGCCTTCGTCGGCGGGATCGACATGACCGCACTCTCCGGCGACCGGTACGACGACACTTCTCATCGACCCCGCGGCGCACTCGGCTGGCATGATGGCGCCGTCGAACTGCGCGGGCCGGTGGTCGCCGACGTCGCGTCGCACTTCGCCGCCCGCTGGACCGAGGTCGCCCAGGAGGCGATCACCTCACCTGCGCCGCCGCCGCCCGCCGGCGACGTGACCGTCCAGCTGACAAGGACGGTGCCCGAAAACACCTACCGGTTCGCTCCGTCCGGAAAGTTCGGCATCGCTGAGACCTACCTGAAGGCGCTACGGCGCGCGGAGCGGCTGGTCTATCTGGAGAACCAGTTCCTCTGGTCCACGGAGGTCGTCGACCTGTTGTGCGAAAAACTACGCAACCCCCCGCGAGACGACTTCCGGGTCCTCCTCGTCCTCCCGAGCCGACCGAATAACGGCGCGGACACCACCCGCGGGCAGCTCGGCCGCCTCCTCGCCGCCGGCCCGGACCGGGTGCTCGCCACCACCATCTACTCGCACGAGGAGAACCGGACCAGCCGCCTCTACGTACACGCGAAAATCGCCGTCATCGATGACGAATGGCTCACCCTCGGGTCGGCCAACCTCAACGAGCATTCGTTGTTCAACGACACTGAGGTCAACATCGCCACCTGTGACCGGGCGCTCGCCCGCCAAACCCGACTCCAGTTGTGGGCCGAGCACCTGCAACGACCGGCTGACCAGGTCGCCGGCGACCCCGCGCAGGTGATCGACTCGCTCTGGCGACCGATCGCCGAAGAGCAGCTCCACCGGGCCGAATCCGGCCAACCCGCCACCCACCGACTCCGCATGCTGCCCGGCGTGTCCCGACGCAGCGAACGCCTTCAAGGACCGCTCCGCGGCCTCCTCGTCGACGGTTGACACCGCGGGGGCGTCAGCTCTGAGCGATCGCCGCGGTCAGCAAGTCGCGTGCCAACTCTTGCCCCGGGAAGTTCTCGTTCGGCTCAAGAACGATTGCGACAGCATCGTGCTGGGGTGCTGCGAACACAGCCGCCGAATAGCCGGGTCCGCCCCCGCCGTGCCCGATGACCAAGCCGTGCGGGTTGCCCGGGTCAGCCATCACGCCCAGGCCATAGCAGGCCCGGACAAACCCGGGAGCATCGCGGCCGATCGGCACGAGTGTCGCCGGGTCGAGGAACTGGGCCGGCGGCGTACTCCAGAAGCCGTGGAGATCGCGCGCCGTCGTCACGGCGGTCCGGTGTCCCACCCAGCCAGGGTGATAGCGGCCCGCTACCTGGTGGATGCCGTCGCCGAGCTGGCGACTCGTTGCGCTGACTGCGCGATCGAAGTCGGAAAGGCTCTCCGCGACGCTCGCAGCCTTGAACCCCACAGCCGGCAGCAGCGAGGCCAGTCCGCCGTGCTGGTCCAGGACACGGCGGAGGAGAAGGTAACCGGTGTTGGAATACGCCCACCCTTCGCCTGGTGCGAAGTCCTGGCCCGCCGCCATGACATGTTCGAGGAACCGCTCGTCCGACCAGGGTTGCGATGGCGTCGCGTACACCGCGGACTGGTAGGCGGGTACGCGCCCGTAGTCCGGGATCCCACTGCTGTGAGTGAGGAGTTGGCGGAGGGAGGCGTCGAAGCGGCCGTCCCCGAGCGCGGAACCGATGGATGTGTCGAGGTTAAGCACGCCTTCCTGTTCGAGTAGCAGGAATGCAGCGGCGATTGCCGACTTCGTGATGCTGTAGATCACGAACGGTGCGTCGACATCCCCGCTCTGCCAAACCAAGTCGCCACAGGTCACGAGCGCGGTCCCGCTCGGACCCATGTGCGCGAGAAGCTCGTCCAGGTTCGGACCGGAGGACTCCGCGCGCTGTCCAGACCGGCGACCGCGCTCTGATGGGCCAGACATCCGCCCACCATGCCCCACAACGACAACATCCGCGAGGGCTTGCGCTCGGTGCCGCGCAATGTCCCGTCAAGCAGCCGGTGCTTGGCTAGAGTGACGCGTCCAGCAGCACCTCGGCCGCGACGCGCGCGCATCGCGCTATGGACGGGTCGTGGTCCATGCGGGCGGCGACGGCGGCGCCGTCGTAAAGCAGGTGAAGCTGGCGGGCGAGCCTTGCCGGACTGGCGGCGCCGGCCGCTCGGGCGAGGTCGGTGAGCAGGTCCTGCATTTCCGCCCGGTATTCGTCGGCGGCCTTGTCGATAATGCTGCCGTCGGGTGCTTCGGCGGTGGCGGTGACGATGGCGCAGCCGCGAAAGCCGGGGTCGGTGAAGAGCTCGCCTTGTGCGTCGAAGACGGCCAGGAGTCGTTTGCGCGGGTCGCGGTGGCGACCGACGGCGGCGTTGAGCAGTTCGAGGGTGCTGCGGTGGCGGGACTCCAGGTAGGCATTGACGAGCGCCTCTTTGCTCCCGAACAAGTTGTAGAGCGATGCCTTCGCCACGCCTGCGTGCTCGATGATGCGGTCGATGCCGACGCTCTGTACGCCCTCGGCGTAGAACAGTTCGTCGGCGGCGGCCAGCAGTCGCTCCCGTGCGGGAGTCCGGCCCTCGGACGGGGTCGCTGCGGTGACGCTCACCGGCCCACCTCCTTCAGACAGACCTGTCTACTTTACCGCACAGGTCGGTGCCCGGCCAATGACTGCGTCGGCTGCGGTTGACATGAGTAGACAGACCTGTCTATGGTTCTCGCAAGACCAGACAGACAGGTCTACCCAATCGAAGGAGGGGCCATGGCACAGAGCATGGATCAGGACCTGCATAACCGGACCGCCGTGGTCACCGGGTCCACCAGCGGTATCGGCAAGTCGACCGCGCTCGCCCTCGCACGCGACGGCTTCGACGTGGTCATTCATGGAAGGGACCCAGAGCGCGGCGCTGCGACGGTCGAGGAAATCACTGCAGCCGGTGGGCGCGCACGGTTCGTTGCCGCCGACCTGTCCGACGCCGCCGACGTCGAGCGGCTCGCCAGCGAAGCCGGTGAGGTCGACGTGCTGGTGAACAACGGCGGTTTCTCCTGGTTCGGGCCGACCGACCAACTCGACACGGACACGTTCGACCGGCTGTTCGCCAGCAACGTCCGCTCCGCCTACCAGCTGGTTGCCGCGGTGGCGCCGCGGATGGCGAAGGCCGGCCGGGGCAGCATCATTAGCGTCGACAGCATGGCGGGCCGCGTTGGGCTCGCCGGCGGTGCCGCCTACGGCGCGACCAAGGCCGCGTTGACTGCGATGAGTCGGGCCTGGGCGGCGGAGTTCAGTCCAGCTGGCGTCCGGGTCAACACGGTCGCGCCAGGACCGGTCTTCAGCAACGGCGCCGAACCGGAACGCATCGAGACCCTCGGCCGCACCACCCTGATGGGCCGTGCGGCCCAACCGGAGGAGATCGCCGAGGTGATCGCGTTCCTCGCCTCCGACAAGAGCGGCTACGTCACCGGTGCCGTCTTCCCGGTCGACGGCGGCCGCAGCGCCATCTGAGCTTCCGTCACTCTCACCAGGAACCGTCGCAGGTCGCGACCCGTCAGGAGGCAAGACATGGCCAAGAAGATTCTGGTCCCAGACGAGAACCACCCGATCACCATCGACTCCGATGCTCGCCGCGTCGTCGTGCGCGTCGCAGATACCGTCATCGCCGACACCACGGCCGCGCTGACCCTGCGCGAGGCCGAGTACTCGCCGGTGAGTTACATCCCTCTCGGCGATGTCATTCCCGGCTCGCTTCGCCAAAGCAGCACGCGAACCTACTGTCCCTACAAGGGCGAGGCCTCCTACT belongs to Mycobacteriales bacterium and includes:
- a CDS encoding phospholipase D family protein; this translates as MPLVDRLDGIVGDRVEAATRGHHRRRLRRLGSPALAASDSTPWASDDYPARDGNSMIIHVDGAAALTAIAATLEAARSHVHISGWHTSPDFRLTRNPDGPLLRDLLADLADRLPVRLLMWAGPPVPLFQPTRKMAEAARDEFCRDSRIACVLDARERSLHCHHEKVIVVDDEVAFVGGIDMTALSGDRYDDTSHRPRGALGWHDGAVELRGPVVADVASHFAARWTEVAQEAITSPAPPPPAGDVTVQLTRTVPENTYRFAPSGKFGIAETYLKALRRAERLVYLENQFLWSTEVVDLLCEKLRNPPRDDFRVLLVLPSRPNNGADTTRGQLGRLLAAGPDRVLATTIYSHEENRTSRLYVHAKIAVIDDEWLTLGSANLNEHSLFNDTEVNIATCDRALARQTRLQLWAEHLQRPADQVAGDPAQVIDSLWRPIAEEQLHRAESGQPATHRLRMLPGVSRRSERLQGPLRGLLVDG
- a CDS encoding serine hydrolase domain-containing protein, which gives rise to MSGPSERGRRSGQRAESSGPNLDELLAHMGPSGTALVTCGDLVWQSGDVDAPFVIYSITKSAIAAAFLLLEQEGVLNLDTSIGSALGDGRFDASLRQLLTHSSGIPDYGRVPAYQSAVYATPSQPWSDERFLEHVMAAGQDFAPGEGWAYSNTGYLLLRRVLDQHGGLASLLPAVGFKAASVAESLSDFDRAVSATSRQLGDGIHQVAGRYHPGWVGHRTAVTTARDLHGFWSTPPAQFLDPATLVPIGRDAPGFVRACYGLGVMADPGNPHGLVIGHGGGGPGYSAAVFAAPQHDAVAIVLEPNENFPGQELARDLLTAAIAQS
- a CDS encoding TetR/AcrR family transcriptional regulator, yielding MSVTAATPSEGRTPARERLLAAADELFYAEGVQSVGIDRIIEHAGVAKASLYNLFGSKEALVNAYLESRHRSTLELLNAAVGRHRDPRKRLLAVFDAQGELFTDPGFRGCAIVTATAEAPDGSIIDKAADEYRAEMQDLLTDLARAAGAASPARLARQLHLLYDGAAVAARMDHDPSIARCARVAAEVLLDASL
- a CDS encoding SDR family NAD(P)-dependent oxidoreductase; the encoded protein is MAQSMDQDLHNRTAVVTGSTSGIGKSTALALARDGFDVVIHGRDPERGAATVEEITAAGGRARFVAADLSDAADVERLASEAGEVDVLVNNGGFSWFGPTDQLDTDTFDRLFASNVRSAYQLVAAVAPRMAKAGRGSIISVDSMAGRVGLAGGAAYGATKAALTAMSRAWAAEFSPAGVRVNTVAPGPVFSNGAEPERIETLGRTTLMGRAAQPEEIAEVIAFLASDKSGYVTGAVFPVDGGRSAI
- a CDS encoding DUF427 domain-containing protein, which translates into the protein MAKKILVPDENHPITIDSDARRVVVRVADTVIADTTAALTLREAEYSPVSYIPLGDVIPGSLRQSSTRTYCPYKGEASYYDVVLADGRQIVDAVWTYPTPHPAMAAIANHVAFYTDRVQLTVEASGAGTLSPGSGRA